The genomic window GACGTTTCTTGGTGTAAAACACTTATGGCCTTGAAACTCGAAGGCTTGAAGGATGTGATAagcatttcttcttcttccgcgGTATGTCTCCCACTCCTCAAAACTCTCCATGTTGCCCGCATGGAGGACTTTAACAATGATTCCTTTTGTCGGCTTTTATCCAATTGCCCTGTTCTCTCCGACCTAACACTGGAAGAAAAAACCAGTGatgttttgttgaatttggaTATCGACATGCCTTACTTACAAAGATTGTCGATTATCACAAGAGTCGATGCAGATTCCAAGcatatttttagtttgatgAAAAACTACACTCGAAAGCTTGCGATTATCGCACCTTCTTTCAAGTACTTCAGCATTCAAGAGTTGGCATATGCAAGCCGTTACCGGTATATTGTACGGGTTAGGCTCGGAGTTCCATCAAAATTAGAGGTAACTTTTTTCATTCCATGTCGTTTCTTTCTCGTGTTATATCTTGTTGGAACCATCACATAAATGAAAtatcgtgttttttttttcttttttttctaggATGCAAGTACCTTCAGTCGAATCGTGCATCTGGAGCTGAGCATATGTAGTGAAAGATCTGTGGAAATGCTTGTAGATTTGCTCCTATGTTTCACTAAATTGGTGGTCCTCAAGCTTGAACATGTATTCAGTTTTCTCCCTTTTTTCCTTTACCATTGTAATTTATACTAGTGTTTAATATTCGACCTCAATGATCTTATTATTAATAGCAGTTTTACCATTTTTTCTCGTGATCGCAGGTTTACTTACTAACCCCGTTGGGTCGTTGGGAACCGCCAAGTTTGGTTCCCGAATGTTTGTTGTCCAGTCTTGAAGCTCTAGAGTGGAAAGGGTACACAGGGAGATACGGAGATAAGGATCTGGTGAGTTATCTCCTGAACCATGCGCTTTGTTTGAAAACGGCAAAAATCTTCTATAAGACATATCCATGTGAAGTGGAAGCGAAGCAACAGATTGAAGAGGACTTAGCTTCGATGCCAAGAGGTTCAAAGTCATGTGAAGTTCTTTTGAATGaaattataagaaacaaagcaaattGTTAAATGATTGCTAATATTTGGAAGAAACTCGCGGACATCTTATGATTTGATGCTTCACTAAATTCAATGTTTCATTAAAATTTCTACTGAGGTGTTTCACATTCTCTTGTGTTTAGGTTTTTATTGGCCTTCTGTTTCGTTGATCATTTGAAGCTATTCAATGAGCCCCGTTAGGAAATCAATTTAACGTAAACTGACTGCCATTGATAGGACCTAATttgcatttaaaaaaacaatgacaCTAGAGACCTTTAATAGAAAACCACGAACTAGACCAAGTTACAAATTACAAGAGCAAGACAACAGAAATAACAAGGCTTTTGAAAATATTCAGACGCAAAATAGATCATAAAGGGATATAACATTCGTTTCTTAAACAACCAGAAAACATACCTCGAGtcccacacaaaaaaaaaattagaacatAACACAAGAATTTATATGTAAGAGATGCAAACCAAGTTTAGAGCCATTGTTTGGTTCCAAAACAGCATCACTTAGCCATCATGACCTTAACAAACTCTTCATAGTTAATCTGTTaaatgagaagaaggaaactctTCATAAGAAGAAGTCTTGGGTTGCTAATTCAGACGCAAGAACCTTCATTAGGTTGCTCAATTTCACCTTTGATTTTTGTGGTTCAAACAACGCTTGTCTAATCatcttctgtttctccttttcttttgccaCACGCCTTAGAGTTTgcagtttcttctcttccttctttgtcAATTTAAAAGGTTGGGGAGGTTTAAGAATATTCTGAAAAACatctttcttgtgtttgttgttgttaaccATCAATGTACTAAGATTAATCACATGCCCATACTCATCTATTTCTCTTCCAAGTACATCTACACGCAGAAAAAAGCCCTTGGTCTGTTTATGTGCAACAGCCGTATCTATTGCCAGCTCCTGAAATCGTTTAACAGCTTCAAGGATTTGACTAGAAGTAGTGTCCGATGCAATAGAACAAGTATACGGCCTTTTCTCAAACCTAGCTACATCTTCAAACCTAGAACTCTTGTTTGTCGTCCTAGCCGCCccattctcttcctctgatCTATCTTTCCTCTTACTTCCTTCGTGAGACCTCTCATGATGATGCTTAGTCCTATCTCTCTCATCACGATCGTCACGGATGCTCCTGGAATATCTCTGCTTCTTGTTATCCATGATGAGACAAATTTAGGGGAAGTATGAAACGAACgtgaacaaagaaacacaaaggTATTTTACCTATATTCACATCAATTGAATGATCCCAATTCAACCACGAATAGGAAACTTTATGccgttttcctttttcttaaaCGACCACGAATTGGAAACTTTTATGTcggtttctatttttttaatgatacaCACCACACCACGTTTTGACCTTTTTAGTCATTGATAGGACCTAATTTGCATTTCACAAAACCATGATACAATGCTTTACTAGAGAGACACCATTAATAAAAAACCGCGAACTAGACCAAGGTTACAAATTACAGGAgcaagacaacaaaaaaacaagacttTTGAAAATGTTCAGACGCAAAATAGAGCATAAAAGGGATAAAACATTCGCGTCTTAAACAAGCAGAAAACATACCTCGAGTCCCatgaataaaaattatagaacATAACATAAGAATTTATATGTAAGAGATGCAAACCAAGTTTATAGAGCCATTGTTTGGTTCTAAAACAGCATCACTTAGCCATCATGACCTTAACAAACTCTTCGTAGTTAATCTGACCATCACCATCAACATCAGCTTCCTTGATCATCTcatcaacttcttcatcagtAAGCTTCTCACCAAGGTTTGTCATCACATGGCGGAGCTCAGCTGCTGAGATGAAACCGTTCTGGTCCTTGTCGAAAACCCGGAATGCTTCCTTGAGCTCTTCCTCAGAGTCGGTGTCCTTCATCTTACGAGCCATAAGGTTCAAGAACTCTGGGAAATCAATGGTACCGTTACCATCAGCATCCACTTCGTTGATCATGTCTTGAAGCTCTGCTTCGGTTGGGTTTTGTCCAAGGGAACGCATCACAGTACCCAGCTCCTTGGTGGTAATGCAACCTACAAGCAAATCAAGAATTTGTTCATCATTCACTTCTCTGTAAATCTAATTCAATCAAATATCTTCAATTACGAAACTCAAAGCAGGTTTCTCTGTAGAGAAGCATTTTAGCTAGATCCCAAACTTCTCAATTAACAGTTTCTAGTCATTAACTTCTCAAATCTAAAGTGAGATAAAATAATTCAGATGGAAAATTAAATCCAAATCGATAACAAATTGGCAAATCTCCAAGTCATCAATCATCCAAATTTCGATTCAAATCCAATCCAGGAAACAAAcgaacaaaaattgaaaaacaaggAACGAGTCTAGAGATCACGAATTACAGATCCGTTAATTATCTACATCGACACAGATCAATTGAATCAACAAGAAGAACAGAAATCAAATCAGTTATGGCTAGACACCAAGATCCAACAGTAGCAAAATCCTATGtattcaaaaacatttgaaattgcgagagggagagagaaaaaaacaacaacgtACCATCACCATCCTTGTCGAATAAGCTGAAAGCTTCCTTAAACTCAGAGATCTGATCGTCGGTGAGCTGATCcgccattgtttttttcttctccttttcgtGAAACCTGTAGAttcagaatttttttgttttctctcaaaacgagaaagaagaagaagaagagaaaattagaaaaagtgTCTCTGCTGGAAAAAACGAGAGAGCAACCGTATTTATCGGGTACGAAGCTATTAACGACTTTTGCTCCGACCCGGGactttaaaagcttttttttttaacccgTACCGGGTTTGGAAAAATCTCTGTTATAACCTCGGATTATGACTGTAATTGCGTTAATGCTATCATCAAtgatttcttttctcttataaaACGCCAGAGTGGACAATTAAACGGATCACACGTTCACGCGGTCTGTACGCGGAGCGTTGACTTGACTGTCACGTCAGCATTCTCGCTGGGTCCTCGAGATCTCTCTCAGTACAGATGTCTGTTTATGATTGGCTTCGCTTTTGAATTTAAGTAGTCCTCCTCAccattgaaaacaaataattagtttcttttattgttAACTTAAGTACAATATCACCTGCAAATTAATTAGATTAGATTTCGTTttcaaacaatcaaaatcactTCAAGATATAATTGATACGTCTAATCAATTTCTTAATAAATTCTATgattaaattatgtatataagGTAACTTAAGAAAggtatatataaagagaaaacgatcgagttttaaaatataggatgagttattaaaaaaaacattaatatctGTATCTAGATGAATAtattgtttctgattttgttaatcattcatttatttaaggAAATCTATGTAGTACTAGTATATA from Arabidopsis thaliana chromosome 3, partial sequence includes these protein-coding regions:
- a CDS encoding FBD, F-box and Leucine Rich Repeat domains containing protein; its protein translation is MTKKVCSCINELPDDLILKILSFVSTKHVVVTSLLSKKWKSLWTRVPILKYDVRDHTRFERFLDKSLFSHQSHVLESLHVELSVTLWNKDIGPWIRTALHHHHCHLRELEIDACIVHTVLPPELFTCKTLVVLKLKGIVIDVEAPLTTVSLPSLKTLHIDHSSLFDFGSLQMLLSNCNFITDLMVIRESRFFFAEYDVSWCKTLMALKLEGLKDVISISSSSAVCLPLLKTLHVARMEDFNNDSFCRLLSNCPVLSDLTLEEKTSDVLLNLDIDMPYLQRLSIITRVDADSKHIFSLMKNYTRKLAIIAPSFKYFSIQELAYASRYRYIVRVRLGVPSKLEDASTFSRIVHLELSICSERSVEMLVDLLLCFTKLVVLKLEHVYLLTPLGRWEPPSLVPECLLSSLEALEWKGYTGRYGDKDLVSYLLNHALCLKTAKIFYKTYPCEVEAKQQIEEDLASMPRGSKSCEVLLNEIIRNKANC
- a CDS encoding FBD, F-box and Leucine Rich Repeat domains containing protein (FBD, F-box and Leucine Rich Repeat domains containing protein; CONTAINS InterPro DOMAIN/s: FBD (InterPro:IPR013596), F-box domain, cyclin-like (InterPro:IPR001810), F-box domain, Skp2-like (InterPro:IPR022364), Leucine-rich repeat 2 (InterPro:IPR013101); BEST Arabidopsis thaliana protein match is: F-box/RNI-like/FBD-like domains-containing protein (TAIR:AT5G56420.2); Has 1624 Blast hits to 1516 proteins in 42 species: Archae - 0; Bacteria - 0; Metazoa - 44; Fungi - 2; Plants - 1574; Viruses - 0; Other Eukaryotes - 4 (source: NCBI BLink).) is translated as MTKKVCSCINELPDDLILKILSFVSTKHVVVTSLLSKKWKSLWTRVPILKYDVRDHTRFERFLDKSLFSHQSHVLESLHVELSVTLWNKDIGPWIRTALHHHHCHLRELEIDACIVHTVLPPELFTCKTLVVLKLKGIVIDVEAPLTTVSLPSLKTLHIDHSSLFDFGSLQMLLSNCNFITDLMVIRESRFFFAEYDVSWCKTLMALKLEGLKDVISISSSSAVCLPLLKTLHVARMEDFNNDSFCRLLSNCPVLSDLTLEEKTSDVLLNLDIDMPYLQRLSIITRVDADSKHIFSLMKNYTRKLAIIAPSFKYFSIQELAYASRYRYIVRVRLGVPSKLEDASTFSRIVHLELSICSERSVEMLVDLLLCFTKLVVLKLEHVYLLTPLGRWEPPSLVPECLLSSLEALEWKGYTGRYGDKDLRSNRLKRT
- a CDS encoding FBD, F-box and Leucine Rich Repeat domains containing protein — translated: MTKKVCSCINELPDDLILKILSFVSTKHVVVTSLLSKKWKSLWTRVPILKYDVRDHTRFERFLDKSLFSHQSHVLESLHVELSVTLWNKDIGPWIRTALHHHHCHLRELEIDACIVHTVLPPELFTCKTLVVLKLKGIVIDVEAPLTTVSLPSLKTLHIDHSSLFDFGSLQMLLSNCNFITDLMVIRESRFFFAEYDVSWCKTLMALKLEGLKDVISISSSSAVCLPLLKTLHVARMEDFNNDSFCRLLSNCPVLSDLTLEEKTSDVLLNLDIDMPYLQRLSIITRVDADSKHIFSLMKNYTRKLAIIAPSFKYFSIQELAYASRYRYIVRVRLGVPSKLEDASTFSRIVHLELSICSERSVEMLVDLLLCFTKLVVLKLEHVFSFLPFFLYHCNLY
- a CDS encoding RNA splicing factor-like protein (RNA splicing factor-related; CONTAINS InterPro DOMAIN/s: Pre-mRNA-splicing factor 3 (InterPro:IPR013881); BEST Arabidopsis thaliana protein match is: Pre-mRNA-splicing factor 3 (TAIR:AT3G55930.1); Has 356 Blast hits to 326 proteins in 158 species: Archae - 0; Bacteria - 0; Metazoa - 124; Fungi - 116; Plants - 74; Viruses - 0; Other Eukaryotes - 42 (source: NCBI BLink).), translated to MDNKKQRYSRSIRDDRDERDRTKHHHERSHEGSKRKDRSEEENGAARTTNKSSRFEDVARFEKRPYTCSIASDTTSSQILEAVKRFQELAIDTAVAHKQTKGFFLRVDVLGREIDEYGHVINLSTLMVNNNKHKKDVFQNILKPPQPFKLTKKEEKKLQTLRRVAKEKEKQKMIRQALFEPQKSKVKLSNLMKVLASELATQDFFL
- the CAM3 gene encoding calmodulin 3 (calmodulin 3 (CAM3); FUNCTIONS IN: calcium ion binding; INVOLVED IN: calcium-mediated signaling; LOCATED IN: vacuole, cytoplasm; EXPRESSED IN: 24 plant structures; EXPRESSED DURING: 15 growth stages; CONTAINS InterPro DOMAIN/s: EF-Hand 1, calcium-binding site (InterPro:IPR018247), EF-HAND 2 (InterPro:IPR018249), EF-hand-like domain (InterPro:IPR011992), Calcium-binding EF-hand (InterPro:IPR002048), EF-hand (InterPro:IPR018248); BEST Arabidopsis thaliana protein match is: calmodulin 5 (TAIR:AT2G27030.3); Has 34068 Blast hits to 23201 proteins in 1763 species: Archae - 4; Bacteria - 227; Metazoa - 14490; Fungi - 7344; Plants - 6998; Viruses - 0; Other Eukaryotes - 5005 (source: NCBI BLink).); protein product: MADQLTDDQISEFKEAFSLFDKDGDGCITTKELGTVMRSLGQNPTEAELQDMINEVDADGNGTIDFPEFLNLMARKMKDTDSEEELKEAFRVFDKDQNGFISAAELRHVMTNLGEKLTDEEVDEMIKEADVDGDGQINYEEFVKVMMAK